Proteins found in one Methylophaga thalassica genomic segment:
- a CDS encoding TonB-dependent receptor has protein sequence MKKTLPSTLVVTSLFPVLLMADSDLPAEIAPMVVTSDAPDYVKDNLAGSVNEISKEEIQIQQVTNVMELFTRVPGVYLARYNQGIVDSEMGIRGFSAEGTTPHAATLIDGIPSNTHSGFSEMNQLFPADISNIDVYKGNSDPRYGLFNIAGNYNIETRSDIGREVTLTAGSYNEKQVQAYAGEQTGNLRHNYFFGYRDADGYRDNEKTEKYSASGRWFYDFNDDTSLGFIARFSGIDADAAGFLDRDVAKKHPTRSADYAAQDGGEKHTNSFSLHFDHAFSDSLDWSLKSYFNHYKRERWVRFKQDTALQNRNDEEDHYGFISTLSWEINPEWKVQWGADVQKQEVLEQRFGTVGFQRERDRNAVNRDRHYEFISYGSYIQISNSPFDWLSWNAAMRADRLRGEYWDKDLNSISKNERNIYDFGTIVQPKLNVFIYPTDDVTVFFNYGQSFQHPVGKNAYTAGDTSARDVSMNDGWELGSKWAALSTLELSLSYWEQRASDEYIQLVDGSFSNVGKTLRQGVDLSFSWQANTQTMVWGNVSKIESEIQTPGATDGNQLIGVPDYTASVGVNYQLTPKLMWQTTLDSQSGSYVNTANEGGKFGKYNLVNTSLNYDAGWGDINFRVNNLFNEYYEYVYDWGTDGTDTIHSPGNGVNASLSVSYRFK, from the coding sequence GTGAAAAAAACACTTCCCTCAACACTGGTTGTGACAAGTTTATTCCCAGTACTTCTGATGGCTGATAGCGATTTACCTGCCGAAATTGCTCCGATGGTTGTTACAAGTGATGCGCCTGATTATGTGAAAGATAATCTGGCGGGTTCTGTGAATGAAATAAGCAAAGAAGAGATTCAGATACAACAAGTGACTAATGTCATGGAGTTATTTACGCGGGTACCTGGTGTGTATTTGGCTCGCTATAACCAAGGCATTGTTGACTCTGAAATGGGTATCAGAGGTTTTTCTGCTGAGGGAACGACTCCTCATGCGGCAACACTGATAGACGGGATTCCATCTAACACACACTCTGGTTTCAGTGAAATGAATCAATTATTTCCAGCTGATATCAGTAATATTGATGTTTATAAGGGAAATAGTGATCCACGATATGGATTATTTAATATTGCTGGCAACTACAATATCGAAACACGTAGTGATATTGGCCGAGAGGTCACTTTAACTGCAGGTAGCTATAACGAAAAACAAGTACAAGCCTATGCGGGTGAGCAGACTGGCAATTTAAGACATAATTATTTCTTTGGTTACCGCGACGCTGACGGCTATCGAGATAACGAGAAAACTGAAAAATACAGTGCTTCAGGCCGTTGGTTCTATGATTTTAATGATGATACCTCACTCGGTTTTATCGCACGTTTTTCAGGTATAGATGCCGATGCAGCCGGTTTTCTGGATCGTGACGTGGCAAAAAAACACCCAACACGATCAGCTGATTATGCTGCTCAGGATGGTGGTGAAAAGCATACCAACTCATTTAGTTTGCATTTTGACCACGCTTTCTCAGACAGCCTCGACTGGTCACTAAAATCGTATTTCAATCATTATAAACGTGAGCGTTGGGTTAGATTTAAGCAAGATACCGCTTTACAGAACAGAAATGATGAAGAAGATCATTATGGATTTATCTCTACACTGAGCTGGGAAATTAATCCAGAATGGAAAGTTCAATGGGGAGCTGATGTTCAAAAGCAAGAAGTGTTAGAGCAACGCTTCGGTACTGTCGGATTCCAGCGTGAACGTGATCGTAATGCAGTGAACCGTGATCGTCATTATGAGTTTATCAGCTACGGTAGTTATATACAGATCTCAAACTCTCCGTTTGACTGGCTATCGTGGAATGCTGCCATGCGTGCAGATCGACTGCGTGGTGAGTACTGGGATAAGGATCTGAACTCAATCAGTAAAAACGAACGCAATATCTATGATTTTGGCACCATTGTTCAGCCTAAATTGAATGTGTTTATTTATCCGACAGATGATGTCACCGTGTTTTTTAACTATGGCCAAAGCTTCCAGCATCCAGTTGGAAAAAATGCCTACACAGCTGGCGACACTTCAGCACGTGATGTGTCGATGAATGATGGCTGGGAACTGGGTAGTAAATGGGCGGCTTTATCAACTTTAGAGTTGAGTCTTTCTTATTGGGAGCAGCGAGCCAGCGATGAATATATACAACTAGTTGATGGCTCATTTAGCAATGTGGGTAAAACCCTGCGTCAGGGCGTGGATCTGAGCTTTAGCTGGCAGGCTAATACACAAACAATGGTTTGGGGTAATGTTTCAAAAATAGAATCAGAAATTCAAACACCTGGCGCAACGGATGGTAATCAGTTAATTGGCGTGCCAGATTATACGGCTTCAGTTGGTGTAAATTACCAGCTCACACCAAAGCTGATGTGGCAAACCACGCTGGATTCGCAAAGTGGTAGTTATGTGAACACAGCTAATGAAGGCGGAAAGTTTGGTAAATACAACCTCGTTAATACCAGCCTGAACTATGACGCGGGCTGGGGCGATATTAATTTCCGAGTCAATAATTTATTCAATGAATATTATGAATATGTGTATGACTGGGGCACTGATGGTACTGATACGATTCATTCGCCCGGAAATGGTGTTAATGCATCATTGTCTGTTTCATATCGCTTTAAGTAA
- a CDS encoding ABC transporter ATP-binding protein, with amino-acid sequence MLEVSNLNKYYGKNHAVNELNFTVDSGEILCLLGANGAGKTTTLNMLLGFVKPDSGRAILDGIDMYHQRTECREQMMYIPENVHLYPSFTAVENISYLAELAGVKVIQSDIKDVLLRTGITEAQLERKIGSFSKGMRQKVAIAFALLKHAKLVLMDEPTSGLDPVATQEFIEVVNTIKQRGTAVLIVTHDLLCAHQLADQIGIMSQRKLKQLIKNDDLTLPDLTEQYFEQFSA; translated from the coding sequence ATGTTAGAAGTCAGTAATTTGAACAAATATTATGGGAAAAACCATGCTGTAAATGAGTTAAATTTTACAGTAGATTCTGGTGAGATTTTATGTCTGTTGGGTGCTAATGGTGCTGGAAAAACAACTACACTCAATATGTTATTAGGATTTGTTAAACCAGATTCTGGTCGTGCTATTCTGGATGGTATCGATATGTATCATCAGCGGACTGAGTGCCGTGAGCAGATGATGTATATCCCCGAAAATGTTCATCTCTATCCCAGTTTTACTGCCGTAGAAAATATCAGCTATCTCGCTGAGCTTGCCGGTGTAAAAGTTATTCAGTCAGATATCAAGGATGTGCTGCTTAGAACAGGGATTACAGAAGCACAATTAGAGCGAAAAATCGGTAGTTTTTCTAAAGGCATGAGACAAAAAGTGGCGATTGCCTTTGCACTGCTAAAACATGCCAAATTGGTTTTGATGGATGAACCCACATCCGGGTTGGATCCTGTTGCCACTCAAGAATTTATCGAAGTAGTCAATACCATCAAACAACGCGGTACTGCGGTTTTGATTGTCACCCATGACCTGCTATGTGCTCATCAATTAGCAGACCAGATCGGCATTATGAGTCAGAGGAAATTAAAACAGCTAATAAAAAATGATGATCTGACGTTACCTGATCTAACAGAACAATACTTTGAGCAATTCTCAGCTTAA
- a CDS encoding Fur family transcriptional regulator, translating to MDKEKAINQAEKSCIEHGGKLTPKRKVVLELLLENAHPQSAYELADLYQQKLGEKIPAMSVYRMLEFLIEQGLVHKLASTNKFLACSHITCTHKHETPQFLICDNCQSVSEVGVDTKLIEALEKSIQQNHFQLNSPQLELHGLCEHCQQQ from the coding sequence ATGGATAAAGAGAAAGCAATAAATCAAGCTGAAAAAAGTTGTATTGAGCATGGAGGCAAACTGACACCTAAACGTAAAGTGGTGTTGGAGCTTCTTCTTGAAAATGCTCATCCTCAGTCTGCCTATGAACTCGCTGATCTCTATCAGCAAAAATTGGGTGAAAAAATTCCAGCAATGTCAGTGTATCGAATGCTCGAATTTCTTATTGAACAGGGCCTGGTCCATAAATTGGCCTCAACCAATAAGTTTCTTGCTTGCTCTCATATTACTTGCACACATAAACACGAAACACCGCAGTTTCTGATTTGTGATAATTGCCAGTCAGTCAGTGAAGTTGGGGTCGATACTAAGCTTATTGAAGCATTAGAAAAAAGCATTCAACAAAATCATTTTCAATTAAATAGTCCCCAGTTGGAATTACATGGGCTATGTGAGCACTGTCAGCAACAATAA